A part of Carettochelys insculpta isolate YL-2023 chromosome 1, ASM3395843v1, whole genome shotgun sequence genomic DNA contains:
- the TRIOBP gene encoding TRIO and F-actin-binding protein isoform X2, translating to MWQLETFSSLSQAGSLGAEDSQPDLLNFKKGWMSILDELGEWKKHWFVLTDSSLRYYRDSNAEEADDLDGEIDLRSCTDVTEYAVQRNYGFQIHTKEATFTLSAMTSGIRRNWIEALRKNVRPASAPDVTKLSDCNKENAFRSCVSQKSTLRSEEQWPGLGSEVISKGGNRKVDGPRHSFDYVELSPLQQGPLNQVSPQRPRASSRGIPDRAAKQEDLERDLALRSEERRKWFEAADTGVLQAGGPAGALCWKACERELGPALSDDQHSRLNAEIEKKWLELERLPLKESKRVPLTALLNQSKGGHGDAREALEKEVQSLRAQLESWRARGESLRDTGKSPGDGPIPQGFISQEACERSLAEMESLHQKVMAELQRHHQWELECLRQEKERLLTEEAAATAAAIEALKKVHKEELNKEMGRTRSYQQGGAGSEALRRQHQADVDSLKRELQVLSEQYSQKCLEIGDLMQKAEEREQMLQCCQQEGKELLQRNQELQKCLSEEIQRLRTFVASQGTADGAVLNHERTSCELEVLLRVKENELQYLKKEVQCLKDELQMMQQDKRFASGKYQDVYVELNNIKLRSEREIEQLKEHLRLAMAALREKETLCNSISE from the exons ccGGATCTCCTCAATTTCAAGAAGGGATGGATGTCCATACTGGATGAGCTGGGAGAG TGGAAGAAACACTGGTTTGTGCTGACGGATTCAAGCCTGAGATATTACAGGGATTCCAATGCCGAAGAG GCAGATGACCTGGATGGGGAGATTGACCTGCGTTCCTGCACAGACGTGACCGAATATGCCGTGCAGCGTAACTATGGCTTCCAGATACAC ACAAAAGAGGCCACCTTCACCCTGTCAGCAATGACCTCGGGGATCCGGCGGAACTGGATTGAGGCGCTGAGGAAGAACGTGCGCCCAGCCAGCGCACCAGATGTCACAAA GCTGTCTGACTGCAATAAGGAGAACGCTTTCCGCAGCTGCGTGTCCCAGAAAAGCACCCTCAGGTCGGAGGAGCAGTGGCCAGGCTTGGGGTCGGAGGTCATCTCCAAGGGCGGTAACCGGAAGGTGGACGGGCCCCGCCACAGCTTTGACTACGTGGAGCTGTCCCCCTTGCAGCAGGGCCCCTTGAATCAGGTGTCCCCACAGCGCCCGAGAGCCAGTTCAAGGGGCATCCCTGACCGAGCCGCCAAGCAGGAGGACCTGGAACGGGACCTGGCCCTCCGCTCCGAGGAGAGGCGGAAGTGGTTTGAGGCTGCTGACACGGGGGTTCTCCAAGCTGGCGGCCCAGCGGGGGCCCTCTGCTGGAAGGCGTGTGAACGGGAGCTGGGGCCTGCCCTGTCGGACGACCAGCACAGTCGGCTGAACGCAGAGATTGAGAAGAAGTGGCTGGAGCTGGAACGGTTGCCCCTGAAGGAGTCTAAGCGCGTTCCCCTGACAGCCCTGCTGAACCAAAGCAAGGGAGGCCATGGTGACGCGAGGGAGGCACTGGAGAAAGAG GTCCAGTCCCTGAGGGCACAACTGGAGTCCTGGCGTGCCCGTGGCGAAAGCCTTCGCGACACTGGAAAGTCCCCTGGCGATGGCCCCATACCCCAGGGATTCATCTCGCAG GAGGCATGTGAGCGCAGTTTGGCAGAGATGGAATCTCTTCACCAGAAGGTCATGGCCGAGCTCCAGCGGCAccatcagtgggagctggagtgtCTGCGGCAGGAGAAGGAGCGGCTCCTGactgaggaggcagcagccacagccgcAG CAATCGAAGCACTGAAGAAGGTGCACAAGGAGGAGCTGAACAAGGAGATGGGCAGAACGCGCAGTTACCAGCAGGGCGGGGCAGGATCAGAGGCCCTCCGGAGACAGCACCA AGCTGACGTGGACTCCCTGAAGCGGGAGCTGCAGGTTCTCTCGGAGCAGTACTCCCAGAAGTGCCTGGAGATCGGTGACCTCATGCAGAAAGCAGAAGAGCGGGAGCAGATGCTGCAGTGCTGccagcaggaggggaaggagctgcTCCAGCGGAACCAG GAGCTGCAGAAGTGCCTGTCCGAGGAGATCCAGAGGTTACGGACCTTCGTTGCCTCCCAGGGCACAGCGGATGGGGCCGTGCTGAACCACGAGAGGACCTCCTGTGAGCTAGAG gtgctgctccgcgtGAAAGAGAACGAACTCCAATACCTGAAGAAAGAGGTTCAGTGTCTTAAGGATGAGCTGCAGATGATGCAACAG GATAAGAGATTTGCCTCAGGGAAATACCAGGACGTCTATGTGGAGCTGAACAACATCAAGCTGCGCTCAGAGCGGGAGATCGAGCAGCTGAAGGAGCACCTGCGCCTGGCCATGGCAGCGCTGCGGGAGAAGGAGACGTTGTGTAACAGCATCAGCGAGTAG
- the TRIOBP gene encoding TRIO and F-actin-binding protein isoform X3, with protein MTPDLLNFKKGWMSILDELGEWKKHWFVLTDSSLRYYRDSNAEEADDLDGEIDLRSCTDVTEYAVQRNYGFQIHTKEATFTLSAMTSGIRRNWIEALRKNVRPASAPDVTKLSDCNKENAFRSCVSQKSTLRSEEQWPGLGSEVISKGGNRKVDGPRHSFDYVELSPLQQGPLNQVSPQRPRASSRGIPDRAAKQEDLERDLALRSEERRKWFEAADTGVLQAGGPAGALCWKACERELGPALSDDQHSRLNAEIEKKWLELERLPLKESKRVPLTALLNQSKGGHGDAREALEKEVQSLRAQLESWRARGESLRDTGKSPGDGPIPQGFISQEACERSLAEMESLHQKVMAELQRHHQWELECLRQEKERLLTEEAAATAAAIEALKKVHKEELNKEMGRTRSYQQGGAGSEALRRQHQADVDSLKRELQVLSEQYSQKCLEIGDLMQKAEEREQMLQCCQQEGKELLQRNQELQKCLSEEIQRLRTFVASQGTADGAVLNHERTSCELEVLLRVKENELQYLKKEVQCLKDELQMMQQDKRFASGKYQDVYVELNNIKLRSEREIEQLKEHLRLAMAALREKETLCNSISE; from the exons ccGGATCTCCTCAATTTCAAGAAGGGATGGATGTCCATACTGGATGAGCTGGGAGAG TGGAAGAAACACTGGTTTGTGCTGACGGATTCAAGCCTGAGATATTACAGGGATTCCAATGCCGAAGAG GCAGATGACCTGGATGGGGAGATTGACCTGCGTTCCTGCACAGACGTGACCGAATATGCCGTGCAGCGTAACTATGGCTTCCAGATACAC ACAAAAGAGGCCACCTTCACCCTGTCAGCAATGACCTCGGGGATCCGGCGGAACTGGATTGAGGCGCTGAGGAAGAACGTGCGCCCAGCCAGCGCACCAGATGTCACAAA GCTGTCTGACTGCAATAAGGAGAACGCTTTCCGCAGCTGCGTGTCCCAGAAAAGCACCCTCAGGTCGGAGGAGCAGTGGCCAGGCTTGGGGTCGGAGGTCATCTCCAAGGGCGGTAACCGGAAGGTGGACGGGCCCCGCCACAGCTTTGACTACGTGGAGCTGTCCCCCTTGCAGCAGGGCCCCTTGAATCAGGTGTCCCCACAGCGCCCGAGAGCCAGTTCAAGGGGCATCCCTGACCGAGCCGCCAAGCAGGAGGACCTGGAACGGGACCTGGCCCTCCGCTCCGAGGAGAGGCGGAAGTGGTTTGAGGCTGCTGACACGGGGGTTCTCCAAGCTGGCGGCCCAGCGGGGGCCCTCTGCTGGAAGGCGTGTGAACGGGAGCTGGGGCCTGCCCTGTCGGACGACCAGCACAGTCGGCTGAACGCAGAGATTGAGAAGAAGTGGCTGGAGCTGGAACGGTTGCCCCTGAAGGAGTCTAAGCGCGTTCCCCTGACAGCCCTGCTGAACCAAAGCAAGGGAGGCCATGGTGACGCGAGGGAGGCACTGGAGAAAGAG GTCCAGTCCCTGAGGGCACAACTGGAGTCCTGGCGTGCCCGTGGCGAAAGCCTTCGCGACACTGGAAAGTCCCCTGGCGATGGCCCCATACCCCAGGGATTCATCTCGCAG GAGGCATGTGAGCGCAGTTTGGCAGAGATGGAATCTCTTCACCAGAAGGTCATGGCCGAGCTCCAGCGGCAccatcagtgggagctggagtgtCTGCGGCAGGAGAAGGAGCGGCTCCTGactgaggaggcagcagccacagccgcAG CAATCGAAGCACTGAAGAAGGTGCACAAGGAGGAGCTGAACAAGGAGATGGGCAGAACGCGCAGTTACCAGCAGGGCGGGGCAGGATCAGAGGCCCTCCGGAGACAGCACCA AGCTGACGTGGACTCCCTGAAGCGGGAGCTGCAGGTTCTCTCGGAGCAGTACTCCCAGAAGTGCCTGGAGATCGGTGACCTCATGCAGAAAGCAGAAGAGCGGGAGCAGATGCTGCAGTGCTGccagcaggaggggaaggagctgcTCCAGCGGAACCAG GAGCTGCAGAAGTGCCTGTCCGAGGAGATCCAGAGGTTACGGACCTTCGTTGCCTCCCAGGGCACAGCGGATGGGGCCGTGCTGAACCACGAGAGGACCTCCTGTGAGCTAGAG gtgctgctccgcgtGAAAGAGAACGAACTCCAATACCTGAAGAAAGAGGTTCAGTGTCTTAAGGATGAGCTGCAGATGATGCAACAG GATAAGAGATTTGCCTCAGGGAAATACCAGGACGTCTATGTGGAGCTGAACAACATCAAGCTGCGCTCAGAGCGGGAGATCGAGCAGCTGAAGGAGCACCTGCGCCTGGCCATGGCAGCGCTGCGGGAGAAGGAGACGTTGTGTAACAGCATCAGCGAGTAG